The following are encoded together in the Chlorocebus sabaeus isolate Y175 chromosome 12, mChlSab1.0.hap1, whole genome shotgun sequence genome:
- the OR13F1 gene encoding olfactory receptor 13F1, whose protein sequence is MFLANWTSVKVFFFLGFSHYPKVQVIIFAVCLLMNLITLLGNVILISITILDSHLHTPMYLFLSNLSFLDIWYTSSALTPMLANFVSGRNTISFSGCATQMYLSLAMGSTECVLLSMMAYDWYVAICNPLRYPVIMNRRTCVQMAAGSWMTGCLTALVETMSVLPLSLCGNRIINHFTCEILAVLKLVCVDTSLVQLIMLVISVLLLPLPMLLICISYAFILTSILRISSVEGRSKAFSTCTAHLMVVVLFYGTALSMYLKPSTVDSQEIDKFMALVYAGLTPMLNPIIYSLRNKEVKVALKKLLIRNPFNTACIPILK, encoded by the coding sequence ATGTTCCTGGCAAACTGGACATctgtaaaagtatttttcttcctgGGATTTTCGCACTACCCTAAAGTTCAGGTCATCATATTTGCGGTGTGCTTGCTGATGAACCTCATCACCTTACTGGGCAATGTTATTCTGATTTCCATCACCATCCTAGATTCCCACCTGCACACCCCTATGTACCTCTTCCTCAGCAATCTCTCCTTTCTGGACATCTGGTACACCTCTTCTGCGCTCACTCCAATGCTGGCAAACTTTGTTTCAGGGAGAAACACTATTTCATTCTCAGGATGTGCCACTCAGATGTACCTCTCCCTTGCCATGGGCTCCACTGAGTGTGTACTCCTGTCCATGATGGCATATGACTGGTATGTGGCCATCTGCAACCCCCTGAGATACCCTGTCATCATGAATAGGAGAACCTGTGTGCAGATGGCAGCTGGCTCCTGGATGACAGGCTGTCTCACTGCCCTGGTGGAAACGATGTCTGTGCTGCCACTGTCTCTCTGTGGTAATCGTATCATCAATCATTTCACTTGTGAAATTCTGGCTGTATTGAAATTGGTTTGTGTGGACACCTCCCTGGTGCAGTTAATCATGCTGGTGATCAGTGTACTTCTTCTCCCCCTGCCAATGCTACTCATTTGTATCTCTTATGCATTTATCCTCACCAGTATCCTGAGAATCAGCTCAGTGGAAGGCCGAAGTAAAGCCTTTTCAACGTGCACAGCCCACCTGATGGTGGTAGTTTTGTTCTATGGTACAGCTCTCTCCATGTACCTGAAGCCCTCTACTGTAGATTCacaggaaatagataaatttatgGCTTTGGTATATGCTGGACTAACCCCCATGTTGAATCCTATCATCTATAGTCTACGGAACAAAGAGGTGAAAGTGGCCTTGAAAAAATTGCTGATTAGAAATCCTTTTAATACCGCCTGCATTCCCATCCTCAAATAA